From the Micromonospora sediminicola genome, one window contains:
- a CDS encoding TetR family transcriptional regulator → MRRTSTDVNGSGAPPAPPPPRSGGRRDRWADHREQRRQELVAAAVQALLRHGPGVDMDQVAATAGVSKPVLYRYFADKAQLWLAVGEVVAARVVDAIAPAVEQVREERALVEATIDAYLSVIESEPTLYRFLVHESGLPGLQQVVSGTSRQVATGLARVIGDRLRALGLDAGPAEPWAYGLVGFVQAVGDWWTTHGQPIRRAALTDYLTTLLWSGIEGVRRGADLPPELTRAHERIDR, encoded by the coding sequence ATGCGACGCACCTCCACCGATGTCAATGGCTCCGGCGCTCCGCCGGCGCCGCCCCCGCCCCGGTCCGGCGGCCGGCGCGACCGCTGGGCCGACCACCGCGAGCAGCGACGCCAGGAGCTGGTCGCCGCCGCCGTGCAGGCGTTGCTGCGGCACGGCCCCGGCGTCGACATGGACCAGGTGGCGGCCACCGCCGGAGTCAGCAAACCGGTGCTCTACCGCTACTTCGCCGACAAGGCGCAGCTCTGGCTGGCGGTCGGCGAGGTGGTCGCGGCGCGGGTGGTCGACGCCATCGCGCCCGCGGTGGAGCAGGTACGCGAGGAGCGCGCGCTGGTCGAGGCGACCATCGACGCGTACCTGAGCGTCATCGAGTCCGAGCCGACGCTCTACCGGTTCCTGGTGCACGAGTCCGGCCTGCCCGGCCTCCAGCAGGTGGTCAGCGGCACCAGCCGGCAGGTCGCCACCGGGCTGGCCCGGGTGATCGGCGACCGGCTGCGCGCGCTCGGCCTCGACGCCGGCCCGGCCGAGCCGTGGGCGTACGGGCTGGTCGGGTTCGTCCAGGCGGTCGGCGACTGGTGGACCACGCACGGCCAGCCGATCCGCCGGGCCGCCCTGACCGACTACCTGACCACCCTGCTGTGGAGCGGCATCGAGGGGGTCCGACGCGGGGCGGACCTGCCGCCGGAGCTGACCCGCGCGCACGAGCGGATCGACAGGTGA
- a CDS encoding DUF4873 domain-containing protein, with amino-acid sequence MSWQGPAEIAGTPVRLHAGGRWEPVDGRYHWAGRTDPEPRLVRLLRSGRRDVEVRVGDRVTRARLTEVDPWGGVRVTGVGAAPWPAEED; translated from the coding sequence GTGAGCTGGCAGGGCCCCGCCGAGATCGCCGGCACCCCGGTCCGGCTGCACGCCGGCGGCCGGTGGGAACCCGTCGACGGCCGCTACCACTGGGCCGGGCGCACCGACCCGGAGCCGCGCCTGGTGCGGCTGCTGCGCTCCGGCCGGCGGGACGTGGAGGTCCGCGTCGGCGACCGGGTCACCCGGGCCCGGCTGACCGAGGTGGACCCGTGGGGCGGCGTCCGGGTCACCGGGGTCGGCGCTGCCCCCTGGCCGGCCGAGGAGGACTGA
- a CDS encoding YdcF family protein — MTPTATVLLVFGRGVVADDDGYRLTAESAARTDAAVAYVRAHAAAFRRDPAARVVFTGGWPHGPAGAPGPPDGFREGELMCALARDAGLDAHVRSAVETRSRTTLQNLAHAVQDGLLDPAEFGVDRPLGLVTHPWHLPRVRLLAGRALGLSGPALRDVPVTGPDPVPARRERAARVACRLGYLGLRTPEALLRRERGLTRAVRLLGGGRGFTGRRPG; from the coding sequence ATGACGCCGACCGCCACCGTGCTGCTGGTCTTCGGTCGCGGGGTGGTGGCCGACGACGACGGCTACCGGCTCACCGCCGAGAGCGCCGCGCGCACCGACGCCGCCGTGGCGTACGTCCGCGCGCACGCCGCCGCGTTCCGCCGCGACCCCGCCGCGCGGGTGGTGTTCACCGGCGGCTGGCCGCACGGGCCGGCCGGCGCGCCGGGCCCGCCGGACGGCTTCCGGGAGGGTGAGCTGATGTGCGCGCTCGCCCGCGACGCCGGTCTCGACGCCCACGTCCGGTCGGCCGTGGAGACCCGGTCCCGGACCACGTTGCAGAACCTGGCGCACGCCGTGCAGGACGGGCTGCTCGATCCGGCCGAGTTCGGCGTGGACCGTCCACTCGGGCTGGTCACCCATCCCTGGCATCTGCCCCGCGTCCGGCTGCTCGCCGGGCGTGCGCTCGGACTGTCCGGCCCGGCGCTGCGCGACGTGCCGGTGACCGGGCCGGATCCGGTGCCGGCGCGGCGGGAGCGGGCCGCCCGGGTCGCGTGCCGGCTCGGCTATCTCGGCCTGCGTACCCCGGAGGCGCTGCTGCGCCGCGAGCGCGGACTGACCCGGGCGGTCCGGCTGCTCGGCGGCGGGCGGGGATTCACCGGCCGACGGCCGGGGTAG
- a CDS encoding glycosyltransferase family 2 protein, with product MIALVPVYRPGDRLPPLVTDLVAALPGASVLVVDDGSGPTAAAVLAEARARGATVLRRRVNRGKGVVLRTGFRYAVTDRPGHDVVCVDADGQHRVDDVVRVADRMRATGAATLGVRRFDGEVPARSRFGNATTRAAFRLATGRDVRDTQTGLRAYPAGMLGWLGAVPGDRFEYEMNVLLHAVRDGLPIEQVDIATRYHAGNSGSHFSALADSVRIYRPLVGFAAARLLSPTPPQPHPPVEGVTPARPTPVTRTP from the coding sequence GTGATCGCGCTCGTGCCGGTGTACCGACCGGGTGACCGTCTGCCGCCGCTCGTCACCGACCTGGTCGCGGCGCTGCCCGGGGCCTCCGTGCTGGTCGTCGACGACGGCAGCGGCCCGACCGCCGCCGCGGTGCTCGCCGAGGCCCGCGCCCGGGGCGCGACGGTGCTGCGCCGCCGGGTCAACCGGGGCAAGGGCGTGGTGCTGCGCACCGGCTTCCGGTACGCCGTGACCGACCGTCCCGGGCACGACGTGGTGTGTGTGGACGCCGACGGTCAGCACCGGGTGGACGACGTGGTCCGGGTGGCCGACCGGATGCGCGCCACCGGGGCGGCGACCCTCGGCGTACGCCGGTTCGACGGCGAGGTCCCGGCCCGCAGCCGGTTCGGCAACGCGACCACCCGGGCGGCGTTCCGGCTGGCCACCGGCCGGGACGTGCGGGACACCCAGACCGGGCTGCGCGCCTATCCGGCGGGAATGCTCGGCTGGCTCGGCGCCGTCCCCGGCGACCGCTTCGAGTACGAGATGAACGTGCTGCTGCACGCCGTGCGGGACGGGCTGCCGATCGAGCAGGTCGACATCGCCACCCGGTACCACGCCGGCAACTCGGGCTCGCACTTCTCCGCGCTCGCCGACTCGGTGCGGATCTACCGGCCGCTGGTCGGCTTCGCCGCCGCCCGCCTGCTCTCCCCCACGCCGCCGCAGCCGCACCCGCCGGTGGAGGGCGTCACGCCCGCGCGGCCCACACCGGTGACTCGAACCCCCTGA
- a CDS encoding 50S ribosomal protein L36 — translation MKVRSSLRALKRKANSIVVRRRGKLFVINKADRRQKARQG, via the coding sequence ATGAAGGTCCGGAGCTCGCTGCGCGCGTTGAAGCGCAAGGCCAACTCGATAGTGGTCCGCCGCCGCGGCAAGCTGTTCGTGATCAACAAGGCCGACCGGCGGCAGAAGGCCCGGCAGGGCTGA
- a CDS encoding discoidin domain-containing protein — protein MSPVRLLLSPPRRSARRTVAALTALLAAVALVGPPGPARAADPLLSQGRPTTASSTENAGTPASNATDGNSGTRWSSAFADPQWIQVDLGATATVSRVSLAWEGAYARAYQVQTSTDGATWTTVFSTTNGDGGTDDLTVSGTGRYVRVYGTARATAYGYSLWEFQVYGSTGGGSGCDTATNAAQGRPATASSTENAGTPAGAAVDGNPGTRWASAAADPQWLQVDLGSVRTVCRVVLSWEAAYGRAYQIQTSTDGATWTSVYSTTSGDGGTDTLTVNGSGRYVRVHGTARATGWGYSLWEFTVHTTGGGTVPGGGSLGPNVITFDPSMSAASIQAQLDSVFRTQESNQFGTQRYALMFKPGDYSGINAQIGFYTSIMGLGRNPGDVRIHGDITVDAGWFAGNATQNFWRSASNMQVFPSAGFTRWAVSQAAPFRRMDIQGDLNLAPNGYGWASGGYIADSRVTGVVQPYSQQQWYTRDSNVGGYLNAVWNVTNSGVVGAPATSFPNPPYTTLAQTPVSRDVPYLYLDGSGAYQVFVPSTRTNASGASWLGGATPGTSIPLSQFYVAKPGDSAATINAALAQGLNLLFTPGVYAVDQTIAVNRAGTVVLGIGYPTLVPQNGVVPMTVADVDGVRLAGLLFDAGAVNSPVLLQVGPAGSTASHATNPTSIQDVFFRIGGAHAGKATTSLVVNQDDALIDHIWAWRGDHGTGIGWTVNTADTGLIVNGDNVTALGLFVEHYQKYEVIWNGDNGRTIFFQNELPYDPPNAASWMNGSRVGYAAFKVADAVTTFEGWGMGSYCYFNVDPTIAAYHSFEAPTRSGVRFHDLLTVSLGGNGSITHVINDTGGTAQGTNTVPVNVVSYP, from the coding sequence ATGTCACCCGTACGACTCCTGCTGTCCCCACCCCGCCGGTCGGCCCGGCGCACGGTCGCCGCGCTGACCGCCCTGCTCGCCGCCGTGGCGCTGGTCGGCCCGCCCGGCCCGGCCCGCGCCGCCGACCCGCTGCTGTCGCAGGGGCGGCCCACCACCGCCTCCTCGACCGAGAACGCCGGCACCCCGGCGTCCAACGCCACCGACGGCAACTCCGGCACCCGCTGGTCCAGCGCCTTCGCCGATCCCCAGTGGATCCAGGTCGACCTCGGCGCGACCGCCACCGTCTCCCGGGTCAGCCTGGCCTGGGAGGGTGCCTACGCGCGGGCGTACCAGGTGCAGACCTCGACCGACGGCGCCACCTGGACCACCGTGTTCAGCACGACCAACGGTGACGGTGGCACCGACGACCTCACCGTCAGCGGCACCGGCCGCTACGTGCGGGTGTACGGCACCGCCCGAGCCACCGCCTATGGCTACTCGCTCTGGGAGTTCCAGGTCTACGGCAGCACCGGCGGCGGCAGCGGCTGCGACACCGCGACGAACGCGGCCCAGGGCCGGCCCGCCACCGCCTCCTCGACCGAGAACGCCGGCACCCCCGCCGGTGCGGCGGTCGACGGCAACCCGGGCACCCGCTGGGCCAGCGCCGCCGCCGACCCGCAGTGGCTCCAGGTCGACCTGGGCAGCGTCCGTACCGTCTGCCGGGTGGTGCTGAGCTGGGAGGCGGCCTACGGGCGCGCGTACCAGATCCAGACCTCGACCGACGGCGCCACCTGGACCTCCGTCTACAGCACCACCAGCGGCGACGGCGGCACCGACACCCTGACGGTCAACGGCTCCGGTCGCTACGTCCGCGTCCACGGGACCGCCCGGGCCACCGGCTGGGGCTACTCACTGTGGGAGTTCACCGTGCACACCACCGGCGGCGGCACCGTGCCGGGCGGCGGGTCGCTCGGACCCAACGTCATCACGTTCGACCCGTCGATGTCGGCCGCCAGCATCCAGGCCCAACTCGACTCCGTCTTCCGCACCCAGGAGTCCAACCAGTTCGGCACCCAGCGGTACGCGCTGATGTTCAAGCCGGGCGACTACTCCGGGATCAACGCGCAGATCGGCTTCTACACCTCGATCATGGGGCTCGGCCGGAACCCCGGCGACGTGCGGATCCACGGTGACATCACGGTGGACGCCGGTTGGTTCGCCGGCAACGCCACCCAGAACTTCTGGCGCTCGGCGTCGAACATGCAGGTCTTCCCGTCGGCCGGGTTCACCCGCTGGGCGGTGTCGCAGGCCGCGCCGTTCCGTCGGATGGACATCCAGGGCGACCTGAACCTGGCCCCGAACGGCTACGGCTGGGCCAGCGGCGGCTACATCGCGGACAGCCGGGTGACCGGCGTGGTGCAGCCGTACTCGCAGCAGCAGTGGTACACCCGGGACAGCAACGTGGGCGGCTACCTCAACGCGGTGTGGAACGTAACCAACTCCGGGGTGGTCGGCGCGCCCGCGACCAGCTTCCCGAACCCCCCGTACACCACGCTGGCCCAGACCCCGGTCAGCCGCGACGTGCCCTACCTCTACCTCGACGGGAGCGGCGCCTACCAGGTCTTCGTCCCCTCCACCCGGACCAACGCCAGCGGGGCGTCCTGGCTCGGCGGCGCCACCCCGGGCACGTCGATCCCGCTGAGCCAGTTCTACGTGGCCAAGCCCGGCGACTCGGCGGCCACCATCAACGCCGCCCTGGCCCAGGGCCTGAACCTGCTCTTCACCCCCGGCGTCTACGCCGTCGACCAGACCATCGCGGTCAACCGGGCCGGCACGGTGGTGCTCGGCATCGGCTACCCGACGCTGGTGCCGCAGAACGGCGTGGTGCCGATGACGGTCGCCGACGTCGACGGCGTCCGCCTCGCCGGGCTGCTCTTCGACGCCGGCGCGGTGAACTCGCCGGTGCTGCTCCAGGTCGGCCCCGCCGGGTCGACCGCCAGCCACGCCACCAACCCCACCTCGATCCAGGACGTCTTCTTCCGCATCGGCGGCGCGCACGCCGGCAAGGCCACCACCAGCCTGGTGGTCAACCAGGACGACGCGCTGATCGACCACATCTGGGCCTGGCGGGGCGACCACGGCACCGGCATCGGCTGGACCGTCAACACCGCCGACACCGGCCTGATCGTCAACGGCGACAACGTCACCGCGCTCGGGCTCTTCGTCGAGCACTACCAGAAGTACGAGGTGATCTGGAACGGCGACAACGGGCGGACGATCTTCTTCCAGAACGAGTTGCCGTACGACCCGCCGAACGCGGCCTCCTGGATGAACGGCTCCCGGGTGGGCTACGCCGCGTTCAAGGTCGCCGACGCGGTCACCACGTTCGAGGGATGGGGCATGGGCAGCTACTGCTACTTCAACGTCGACCCCACCATCGCGGCCTACCACTCCTTCGAGGCCCCCACCAGGTCGGGCGTCCGGTTCCACGACCTGCTCACCGTCTCGCTGGGCGGGAACGGGTCGATCACCCACGTCATCAACGACACCGGCGGCACCGCACAGGGCACGAACACCGTGCCGGTGAACGTGGTCAGCTACCCCTGA
- a CDS encoding extracellular catalytic domain type 1 short-chain-length polyhydroxyalkanoate depolymerase gives MLSRRSRLRLLGAALAAAGLAAVAALAAPSPAAAASLTEVTNFGANPSNLRMYLYVPNAVAARPGLLVVNHYCTGSGPAMYSGTQFAALADRYGYVVVYPSVTRSSKCFDVSSPQALRRDGGSDPVGIKSMVDYVRQRYPVDPERIFTTGTSSGAMMTNVLLGVYPDVFRAGAAFAGVPFGCFATTNGSEWNSECANGQVLKTPQQWGDLVRNAYPGYSGPRPRMQLWHGTNDETLRYPNFGEEIDQWTNVNGLSQTPAYTDSPQPGWTRTRYGGTGGTATVEAISMQGVSHNLPVDAAQAVRFFGLDSSTPPTSAPPTTPPPTTAPPTTPPPTTPPPTTAPPTTPPPSGACRVGYVVNAWNAGLTASVTITNTATSPVNGWSLAFTLPGGQTITGGWNATYAPTSGAVTARNVSYNGAVAPGGSVTIGFQATHTGNTGSPAAFTLNGSPCAVA, from the coding sequence ATGCTGTCCAGAAGGAGCAGACTCCGACTGCTCGGCGCGGCCCTGGCCGCGGCCGGGCTCGCCGCTGTGGCGGCGCTGGCCGCCCCGAGCCCGGCCGCGGCGGCGTCGCTGACCGAGGTGACGAACTTCGGCGCCAACCCGAGCAACCTGCGGATGTACCTGTACGTCCCGAACGCCGTCGCGGCCCGGCCGGGCCTGCTCGTGGTCAACCACTACTGCACCGGCAGCGGACCGGCCATGTACTCCGGCACCCAGTTCGCGGCGCTCGCCGACCGGTACGGCTACGTCGTCGTCTACCCGTCGGTCACCCGCAGCAGCAAGTGCTTCGACGTCTCGTCGCCGCAGGCGCTGCGCCGCGACGGCGGGAGCGACCCGGTGGGCATCAAGTCCATGGTGGACTACGTACGGCAGCGGTACCCGGTCGATCCGGAGCGGATCTTCACCACCGGCACCTCGTCCGGGGCGATGATGACCAACGTGCTGCTCGGCGTCTATCCGGACGTGTTCCGCGCCGGCGCGGCCTTCGCCGGGGTGCCGTTCGGGTGCTTCGCCACCACCAACGGCTCCGAGTGGAACAGCGAGTGCGCCAACGGGCAGGTCCTGAAGACCCCGCAGCAGTGGGGCGACCTGGTGCGCAACGCGTATCCCGGCTACTCCGGCCCACGGCCCCGGATGCAGCTCTGGCACGGCACCAACGACGAGACGCTCCGCTACCCGAACTTCGGCGAGGAGATCGACCAGTGGACCAACGTCAACGGGCTGAGCCAGACGCCCGCGTACACGGACAGTCCGCAGCCGGGCTGGACGCGCACCCGCTACGGCGGCACCGGCGGCACCGCGACCGTCGAGGCGATCAGCATGCAGGGCGTCTCGCACAACCTGCCGGTCGACGCGGCCCAGGCGGTCCGCTTCTTCGGCCTGGACAGCAGCACCCCGCCGACCAGTGCCCCGCCCACGACGCCGCCGCCGACCACGGCCCCGCCCACGACGCCGCCGCCGACCACGCCGCCGCCGACCACGGCCCCGCCGACGACGCCGCCGCCGTCGGGCGCGTGCCGGGTCGGGTACGTGGTGAACGCCTGGAACGCCGGGCTGACCGCGTCCGTGACGATCACGAACACGGCCACCTCGCCGGTCAACGGCTGGAGTCTCGCCTTCACCCTGCCGGGCGGGCAGACGATCACCGGCGGCTGGAACGCCACGTACGCGCCGACCAGCGGGGCGGTGACCGCCCGCAACGTCTCCTACAACGGCGCCGTCGCGCCGGGCGGCTCGGTGACCATCGGCTTCCAGGCCACCCACACCGGCAACACCGGTAGTCCGGCCGCGTTCACGCTCAACGGCAGCCCCTGCGCCGTGGCCTGA
- a CDS encoding DUF4037 domain-containing protein: MSFVPGLTLARRFHDEVVAPLLARRLPGLRYSAGLLDGGSELLGLDTARSTDHDWGPRTQVFVAAAPDAASVRAVLDAELPARFLGWPTRFAGGPTVRLGTVRADGDRHGVSVDELGAWLRDRLGVDPRIGLTAADWLATPTQRLAELTGGAVFHDGLDGALTAVRARLAWYPDDVWRHVLAACWQRVAQAEHLAGRCAEVGDDLGSRVVAAGLARDLMRLGLLTHRRWPPYAKWLGTVFAALPAATPVVDALTTALGPDDWPARQSGLVRALETVAGWTNGTGLTAPVEPTARPFHDRPFLVLDAGRFTEALRAAITDPHLRDRPPLGAVDQYLDNVDVLTRPGRARRVAAAVLPDRPPVVDSGPGA, translated from the coding sequence GTGAGCTTCGTACCCGGTCTGACCCTGGCCCGCCGGTTCCACGACGAGGTGGTGGCCCCGCTGCTGGCCCGGCGGCTGCCCGGCCTGCGCTACTCCGCCGGGCTGCTCGACGGCGGTTCCGAGCTGCTCGGCCTCGACACGGCGCGCTCCACCGACCACGACTGGGGTCCGCGTACCCAGGTCTTCGTCGCCGCCGCGCCGGACGCGGCGTCGGTGCGGGCGGTGCTCGACGCGGAGCTGCCGGCGCGGTTCCTCGGCTGGCCGACCCGGTTCGCCGGCGGGCCGACGGTCCGGCTCGGCACGGTCCGGGCCGACGGCGACCGGCACGGCGTGAGCGTCGACGAGTTGGGCGCGTGGCTGCGCGACCGGCTGGGCGTCGACCCGCGTATCGGCCTGACGGCGGCGGACTGGCTGGCGACGCCGACCCAGCGGCTGGCGGAGCTGACCGGCGGGGCGGTGTTCCACGACGGGCTGGACGGCGCGCTCACCGCCGTCCGGGCGCGGCTGGCCTGGTATCCGGACGACGTCTGGCGGCACGTCCTGGCGGCGTGCTGGCAGCGGGTGGCGCAGGCCGAGCACCTGGCCGGCCGCTGCGCCGAGGTCGGTGACGACCTGGGCAGCCGGGTGGTGGCCGCCGGGCTGGCCCGGGACCTGATGCGCCTGGGGCTGTTGACGCACCGCCGATGGCCTCCGTACGCGAAGTGGCTCGGCACGGTCTTCGCCGCGCTGCCGGCGGCGACGCCGGTGGTGGACGCGCTGACCACCGCGCTCGGGCCGGACGACTGGCCGGCCCGGCAGTCCGGCCTGGTCCGCGCGCTGGAGACGGTGGCCGGCTGGACCAACGGCACCGGCCTCACCGCGCCCGTGGAGCCGACCGCACGGCCGTTCCACGACCGGCCCTTCCTGGTGCTCGACGCCGGGCGGTTCACCGAGGCGCTGCGCGCCGCGATCACCGACCCGCACCTGCGCGACCGGCCGCCGCTCGGCGCGGTGGACCAGTACCTCGACAACGTGGACGTGCTCACCCGCCCGGGCCGGGCCCGCCGGGTGGCCGCGGCGGTGCTGCCGGACCGGCCACCGGTTGTCGACTCCGGGCCGGGGGCCTAG
- a CDS encoding 5'-3' exonuclease yields MAHRPPILLIDSPSLYFRAYFGIPESAAKTDDGQPVNAVRGFLDMLAQLVRTRRPDRMVCALDYDWRPAWRVELLPSYKAHRVAPEGGEVVPDTLSPQVPMILEVLDALGIRAVGADGYEADDVLGTLSVTQPGPAEVVSGDRDLFQLVDDDRQVRLLYVGRGVAKLDDCDDAAVRGRYGVPADRYADFAALRGDPSDGLPGVPGVGEKTAARLIDRYGGLDGILAALDDPGSGFAPGLRGKLDAARDYLAVAPTVVRVATDVPLPELDPALPTSPADPERLLDLAQRWNLAGSCRRLVDALATPRT; encoded by the coding sequence GTGGCACACCGACCCCCGATCCTCCTGATCGACTCCCCCAGCCTCTACTTCCGCGCCTACTTCGGCATCCCCGAGTCGGCGGCGAAGACGGACGACGGCCAGCCGGTCAACGCCGTGCGCGGGTTCCTCGACATGCTCGCCCAGCTGGTGCGCACCCGGCGGCCCGACCGGATGGTCTGCGCGCTCGACTACGACTGGCGGCCGGCGTGGCGGGTGGAGCTGCTGCCGTCGTACAAGGCGCACCGGGTCGCGCCCGAGGGCGGCGAGGTCGTGCCGGACACGCTCTCCCCGCAGGTGCCGATGATCCTGGAGGTCCTGGACGCGCTCGGCATCCGCGCCGTGGGCGCCGACGGCTACGAGGCCGACGACGTGCTCGGCACGCTGTCGGTGACCCAGCCCGGCCCGGCCGAGGTGGTCTCCGGCGACCGCGACCTGTTCCAGCTCGTCGACGACGACCGGCAGGTGCGCCTGCTCTACGTCGGCCGGGGTGTGGCCAAGCTCGACGACTGCGACGACGCGGCGGTCCGGGGTCGCTACGGCGTGCCCGCCGACCGCTACGCCGACTTCGCCGCCCTGCGCGGCGACCCGAGCGACGGCCTGCCCGGGGTGCCCGGCGTGGGCGAGAAGACCGCCGCCCGACTGATCGACCGCTACGGCGGCCTCGACGGCATCCTGGCCGCGCTGGACGACCCCGGTTCCGGCTTCGCGCCCGGGCTGCGCGGCAAGCTCGACGCCGCCCGCGACTACCTGGCGGTGGCGCCCACGGTGGTCCGGGTCGCCACCGACGTGCCGCTGCCCGAGCTGGACCCGGCGCTGCCGACGTCCCCGGCGGATCCGGAACGGCTGCTCGACCTGGCGCAGCGGTGGAACCTGGCCGGCTCCTGCCGCCGCCTGGTCGACGCCCTCGCCACCCCTCGCACCTGA
- a CDS encoding MHYT domain-containing protein, whose translation MGEINHFEYGWITPALSYALSVLGSALGLVCAGRIRTATGAGQRAWWGLLAAWALGGTAIWAMHFMAMLGFAVGGTRIRYDVPLTAASTAIAVAAVGIGLAIVGTGRLTGLRLLAGGFFTGAGVAAMHYTGMAAMRLDGSLAYDPLRVALSVVIALVAATVALWLAMTVRRALAIIASALVMGIAVNGMHFTGMSALSVHLHEGRGAATGTEVSGLLVPIVLAVVFGVVGLVYALLAAPSDDDRAGAAYVAARLDGAPSAAPAEPAPDPVGLRSRSTLAQPGAPFPSRRSTDRRS comes from the coding sequence GTGGGCGAGATCAATCACTTTGAGTACGGGTGGATCACGCCCGCGCTCAGCTACGCGCTGTCCGTGCTCGGCTCGGCGCTCGGCCTGGTCTGCGCCGGCCGGATCCGGACCGCCACCGGCGCCGGCCAGCGGGCGTGGTGGGGCCTGCTGGCGGCCTGGGCCCTGGGCGGCACGGCCATCTGGGCGATGCACTTCATGGCGATGCTCGGCTTCGCCGTCGGCGGCACCCGGATCCGCTACGACGTGCCGCTGACCGCCGCCAGCACGGCCATCGCGGTGGCCGCCGTCGGCATCGGCCTGGCCATCGTGGGCACCGGCCGGCTCACCGGTCTGCGGCTGCTCGCCGGCGGGTTCTTCACCGGCGCCGGCGTGGCCGCCATGCACTACACCGGGATGGCGGCCATGCGGCTGGACGGCTCGCTCGCCTACGACCCGCTGCGGGTGGCGCTGTCCGTCGTCATCGCGCTGGTGGCCGCCACGGTGGCGCTGTGGCTGGCGATGACCGTCCGGCGGGCGCTCGCCATCATCGCCTCCGCGCTGGTCATGGGCATCGCGGTCAACGGCATGCACTTCACCGGGATGAGCGCGCTGTCGGTGCACCTGCACGAGGGGCGCGGCGCGGCCACCGGCACCGAGGTGAGCGGCCTGCTGGTGCCGATCGTGCTCGCCGTGGTCTTCGGGGTGGTCGGGCTGGTCTACGCGCTGCTCGCGGCGCCCTCCGACGACGACCGGGCGGGCGCGGCGTACGTGGCCGCGCGGCTCGACGGCGCGCCGTCGGCGGCCCCGGCCGAACCGGCGCCGGACCCGGTGGGCCTGCGCAGCCGCTCCACCCTGGCCCAGCCCGGCGCCCCGTTCCCGTCGCGCCGGAGCACCGACCGCCGCTCGTGA